A genome region from Ralstonia solanacearum K60 includes the following:
- the lptE gene encoding LPS assembly lipoprotein LptE has product MPSRRRFVLALAAALPAAGLLSACGFHLRGNNDFAFKRLYINLPQNSQMRAQLRRLIDNGSDTVVVADRKDADAFLDVLGENRVKTISSLTPQGVVREYRITYRFSFQLRDAHDNLLIPPSEITQFRDLSYNETQVLAKDYEEAALYRDMQGDVINQLVRRLASVKLPS; this is encoded by the coding sequence ATGCCGTCTCGTCGCCGCTTCGTTCTCGCCCTGGCCGCCGCGCTGCCGGCGGCGGGCCTGCTGTCCGCTTGCGGCTTTCACCTGCGCGGCAACAACGACTTCGCCTTCAAGCGGCTGTACATCAACCTGCCGCAGAACTCGCAGATGCGCGCGCAGTTGCGCCGGCTGATCGACAACGGCTCGGACACGGTGGTCGTCGCCGACAGGAAGGACGCCGATGCCTTCCTGGATGTGCTGGGCGAGAACCGTGTCAAGACGATCTCGTCGCTGACGCCGCAAGGCGTGGTGCGGGAGTACCGCATCACCTATCGCTTCAGCTTCCAGTTGCGCGATGCGCACGACAACCTGCTGATCCCGCCGTCGGAGATTACCCAGTTCCGCGACCTGTCGTACAACGAGACGCAGGTGCTGGCGAAGGACTACGAAGAGGCGGCGCTCTACCGCGACATGCAGGGCGACGTCATCAATCAGCTGGTGCGGCGGCTCGCCTCCGTCAAGCTGCCGTCATAA